Part of the Candidozyma auris chromosome 4, complete sequence genome, GCTTGAGTATAACCCGTGAATGCAACAGCATCTTGGTACAATAGCATCCATATATGGGTTATCCATCTTTCATGAGTTGGTATCTGAATTTTATTGCATTCAATGTCGTCCATGAATATAATGGCCCCCTGCTTATAGACTCCTCACAGAGGGCCCCTACCATGTGGACTCTTCGGGAATCATTTGTACATTAGAAGTTATACATAGAACTATTGACTTTTCAAACTACTTTCCATGCGTATCTGCCGATCACAAAGAATTTGGTTCGTTTATCGGCGGCTCCCAATCCATGCTATAGTGCGCCCGCATGCGATCCTCTCGCAGGACacactttttgcaaccattttgTGCTCATACCTACTCCCCGTCCAAATCAAACACACCCATCAAGATGTCTCAaaactcttcttttccccAAAGAAGTCACTCAACCAAGTCAGTCTTGCATGGGAAAACCAATGGGCGTCCTTATGTTCGCCGTGATCTTCTCTTGTCCCACTACGTTAAGGCTAGCATTCCTCCTGGAGGCCTTCTTGCCCGAGTCAGAGACGTTGGGTATGTAGTGCCAGCCAATGAGGTTGCAGAATTTTGGGAAAAAAGCTACTACTACGACGAGATTATGTACTCTGCCAGCTACATTGACGGTGACGATAAAGATGAAAGTGGCAGAGGTATTCACCTCAGAGAGGATATTGTTCACAACCACATCGTTGACGAGGTTTCCGAAGAGGATGAAGTCGTGAGAAAGCTTGAGGAAATTGCTGAATGAGTAACAAATCGAGTAGGCTGCTGAACTTTTGATGTATGTTGGGCCATGTACTGttttgtcatcttcattgtATAGTGTATCTGTGTGCGTACATATGTCTCTCATACCTACTTACGATGTATGGCAAGTTGCAACAAGGTCGATTCCTTATAATACAGTGGAGGTGTCTATCTCTCATGACATCCGCTTGTCTCCCAAatatttttgttcttcgaCTCCGCGTTTAGTTCCCTCcctcattttgcaacccCATCGAATATCTTATCTGCGCGAAACCCAAACAAGTaaacatcaacactttctAACCTCACGATAATACACTGATCCCTGTCCTTGATCTAATCCCACCCTTCCAATTATCTTATAAGAAAGTGACATGGCCTCTGTGCTCCCGAAAAAGAGGGCCATGCAAGGCTCATCGAACAGAGGCAGCGCTGTTTACGACCTCAACCGCAGAGTCGTCTCTGGTAGATCAGCCTCTGGCGCCCGCTCAGTTTCTGGCAGCCGCCATGTTAGCCGAGGCGACATGTTTGTGGCTGCCGAGGATGACTCTTTCGCCGAGGATGCTATCGACTTCCatgaaaacaaaaacaccATCATGTCTAATTTCGAAGAGTGGATCAAGCTCTCCACAGATAATAAGATCACCCTGAAAAACTCGTGGCAGTTTGCGCTTATAGACTATTTCTACGACTTGAACGTGATAAAAGATGGTGACAACATCAATTTCCAGCGTGCATCGGCCACGTTGGATGGGTGCGTGAAGATCTATTCTAGTCGAGTGGAGTCCGTGGCCTCAGAGACAGGTAAGTTGCTTTCAGGACtagcaaagaaaaaaggcGACGAGAATGCTGAAGACAAAgacgaggacgatgatCAAAATAATGGCGAACACGTTGACCCTGCTTCCCTtcgaagagaaagaagagtCAACCGAGTGGTGGAGTCAACATTGCTACTGGAAGAAGCACTACGAATTAAAAAGCTCGACCAGGAGTTGGCCATTGATCcgcttttcaaaaaggcCCTTTCGGACTTTGACGAAGGTGGTATAAAGTCGCTATTGCTCAATACTCTAAGGATAGACTCCTCCATGAGAGTGGTTTTTGACGCCACAACCAATGCACCCAAACAAACCACGGAAGAGGAGACTGAAGAAACAGACGACCAAGACCGACTAGATTTGTACCTGGATGAAGTCGATGTGGGCAAACTCAAGGGCCTTGTCTTTCAAGACGAGTCTGAACTCGAGACAACTACAATTGCACCAACAATGCCAGAGCTTGAAGCGGTTTTCAACGATATTGGAAATGCCAAGAGCgttcttggtgatgtcaaCGCAAGATTGGGTGCcgctcaagaagaaagcgCTGAACCCGATCTAAATAACAATGACAACCATGACTTCTTACTGCCAGCGAACGATGGTTTTGATGATTATGAACTCGGTAACGATGAAAATTCCCCCGGTATGCCAGAAAACGGTCAATTCATGAATTTTGCTAATATAGATGCTGAGCTTGCGCAAGGGCCCGTCcctgatgatgatgatgatgatgatttggCCGGGAACAGTGAAGTTGTGACAGGGCATGtgcttgatcaagatttAATGACGTACTTCGATAAGACCATGAAAGATACCTGGAGAGGGCCTGAGCATTGGCGAATTGCTGCActcaaaaagcacaaaaatTTCGACACGCCAATCTCCAATAAGTCTCGTGCAACCACtcctcaagttgaaggGGCGCCTGCTCAGCCGAAAAGAAAGCGGAAGGAGAACATCACaattgatttcttcaaagacgaggacgaggacTACATTGAAGATATTTTTCAGCATGCTAAAAAGTCGGCGCCGATTCTCCGACCAGCTGACTCAATCGACACAAACGAATACCACCTTTTACCGGACGACATTCAGTTcaactcaaagaaattggtgaCCCTCTTCATAAAGCCCAATAGATCAATTGTTACGTTTTCCAGAAGAGCCAAGTCCTTACGAAATGATAACGACgtgttggagaaggctGCGTACACCGATCAAGCCTACTTTGCAGAGGAGTACCAGAAACAAGAGAGAGAACGCGAGGAGGAAGAACGACAAGAAAAGCTCGCAGCATCCTTCCACCAGGCAGAATTGGACGATTACGATAACTACGGTGATATTGATTTCAATGATGTTCTAGGTGGTGCCGACCTGGCGAACGACGACATCAAGCCCGAAAATCAGTTTGTTACCGAAGGACGAAAAGCACGTCCAGAATACGTAAACTTCTCCAGGGTCGCTAAACGAGTTGATatcaagcttctcaaagaTAATTTGTGGAAAGCAATTAAGCCAGAGACGAAAGAAACATCGCCAGAACTCCCCAATGCCGAGAatggtgaagttgttcCTGCTAAGCAACCAGTGAAAATCGAAACCCACTTTACCGACATTgcacaaaaaattggaaCAATGTATAAACCcgaggagaaaaaagacCTATCTACTAGTTTTTGTTTCATCTGCATTCTACATTTGGCAAATGAGCATAAGCTTGATTTGCTGGTTAACGATGCCCACGATGACTTGCGCATTTCGGGGTATAGCGTTTAAGATGGTGTCAGATGAAACAAAAGAACCCAACGCGCGTTGATGTCCCCCGCATTGTACAGTGCATACGGTATGGTATACTGAAGAGAGTTAAAAGGGACGAGACCTCCGAGCAAGATTCGAGGAAGACGAACATTCgactttggtgaagatgacatTGAGATTCAGGGCAGTCCAATATACCAGCAGTTCTAGTGCTTTGCAAATTAAGGAAGATCAGCTCGATGTTTCGCAGGATACAGACGGAACGTTTAGAGTGGGCCCAACAAATGTCCTAGTCAAGATTAAATGTGCTGCTTTGAACCCAGTTGACCTTGTTCTCAAAAGTATCACACCATTGCCCTTGGCGTATAGGAGAAAAGGTATAGGATTCGATTATTCCGGTATAGTTGTTGGAGTTGGCGAAGAGGCAGCCAAAAAGACGGGTGTAAAGGTTGGCAGCAAAGTGTGTGGAATGTTTCAAGAGGTTTTAGGCCGTGGGACTCTTGCAGAGTACGCATTGATGGACACTGCAACGTCCTCAGGGTCAACTATACACGAGTTTGCCGAGAATCTCTCATTTCAAGAGGCCGCCTCATACCCATTGGTATTGGGCACTGCCATTCTTATGTTCTCCAAGATAatgaaagaaaacaagaaacagagaatTCTAATTTTGGGCTCAGGCACCACGGTTGGGAAGTTCTGTGTTCAACTTGCAAAGAACGTGCACAACTTCGAGGAAGTGGTGGTCACCTGCTCGCCAAAGTCTGTTGACTTGGTAAAACTGCTTGGAGGCGATACATGGGTTGACTACACTGCGTGGGACCTGATACTAGACCCTGTGCTTGAGCTTGTAGGAATGAAGGGCAAGTTTGATGTGATCTTTGATTGTGCTGGAAATTGTGACCTCTTCCCACAAATTCACAATATATTAAAGGGAAGAAAGGAAGGTGGAACGTATGTGACGATCTCAGGTGACTTCAAGTATTCATTTTCGAAACCCACGGCTCTTCAGCTTGCCTGGAACAACCTTggtcttccaaaaagatACTTGGAGAGCAAGGTTGGTTACCTAGACTACAACTACGACTTCGTGAGTGTCATCAAGTCGATGTACCCCTGGCACAAGGATTGTaagaagctcattgaagaagaaaagatcaagctTCAGGTAGACAGCGTGTACCCCTTCGAAGAGTTTGACAAGGCGTACGAAAGACTCGGGTCTAACCAAGCCAACGGCAAGGTTGTCGTTACTGTTGACTCTGACGACTGACGTTGTTATGTCATGTGGATCACATGAGATGTAGATGGCTTTATGTAAATTGATATACATGATTAAGGGAGAGGACAGTGGGGCTAGAAGCTCAGTAGGAGTACTCAACTAAGAGCAC contains:
- the BRN1 gene encoding condensin subunit BRN1, translating into MASVLPKKRAMQGSSNRGSAVYDLNRRVVSGRSASGARSVSGSRHVSRGDMFVAAEDDSFAEDAIDFHENKNTIMSNFEEWIKLSTDNKITSKNSWQFALIDYFYDLNVIKDGDNINFQRASATLDGCVKIYSSRVESVASETGKLLSGLAKKKGDENAEDKDEDDDQNNGEHVDPASLRRERRVNRVVESTLLSEEALRIKKLDQELAIDPLFKKALSDFDEGGIKSLLLNTLRIDSSMRVVFDATTNAPKQTTEEETEETDDQDRLDLYSDEVDVGKLKGLVFQDESELETTTIAPTMPELEAVFNDIGNAKSVLGDVNARLGAAQEESAEPDLNNNDNHDFLSPANDGFDDYELGNDENSPGMPENGQFMNFANIDAELAQGPVPDDDDDDDLAGNSEVVTGHVLDQDLMTYFDKTMKDTWRGPEHWRIAALKKHKNFDTPISNKSRATTPQVEGAPAQPKRKRKENITIDFFKDEDEDYIEDIFQHAKKSAPILRPADSIDTNEYHLLPDDIQFNSKKLVTLFIKPNRSIVTFSRRAKSLRNDNDVLEKAAYTDQAYFAEEYQKQEREREEEERQEKLAASFHQAELDDYDNYGDIDFNDVLGGADSANDDIKPENQFVTEGRKARPEYVNFSRVAKRVDIKLLKDNLWKAIKPETKETSPELPNAENGEVVPAKQPVKIETHFTDIAQKIGTMYKPEEKKDLSTSFCFICILHLANEHKLDLSVNDAHDDLRISGYSV